In Comamonas sp. lk, the following proteins share a genomic window:
- a CDS encoding enoyl-CoA hydratase-related protein — protein sequence MSTTPLHWEIRNRVGHIVLNCPERANVIDASLAQALARVVGQAGSAAIGAVLISARGKQFSAGGDIAAFVQHRCELEPMIAQMLELLHPTMHQLAQLPMPVISAIQGSVGGGGIGLGLCADMVLASTNAYLRGGYSAIGLSPDLGVSYYLTRRAGAARAKYLLMSNQVLNAQECLRLGLFDELHAPDQLLAAATQLAESLAAGPGNSLAGIKKLCNSAMDHGLKEHLDAERDAMLACARNPNSLEGVNAFMEKRPAVFVPQ from the coding sequence ATGAGCACTACACCGCTTCACTGGGAGATCCGCAACCGCGTGGGTCATATCGTGCTCAACTGCCCCGAGCGCGCCAATGTCATAGACGCCAGCCTGGCCCAGGCGCTGGCCCGGGTGGTCGGGCAAGCCGGCAGCGCCGCCATAGGTGCGGTGCTCATCAGCGCCAGGGGCAAGCAGTTCAGCGCCGGCGGCGACATCGCCGCCTTTGTACAGCACCGCTGCGAGCTGGAACCCATGATTGCGCAGATGCTGGAGTTGCTCCATCCCACCATGCACCAGCTGGCCCAGCTGCCCATGCCGGTCATCAGCGCCATCCAGGGTTCGGTGGGCGGCGGCGGCATAGGTCTGGGTCTGTGCGCCGATATGGTGCTGGCCTCCACCAACGCCTATCTGCGCGGCGGCTACTCGGCCATAGGCCTGAGCCCGGATCTGGGCGTTTCCTACTATCTGACGCGGCGGGCCGGTGCGGCCAGGGCCAAGTATCTGCTCATGAGCAACCAGGTCCTGAACGCCCAGGAATGCCTGCGTCTGGGCCTGTTTGACGAGCTCCATGCGCCCGACCAGTTGCTGGCAGCCGCCACCCAGCTGGCCGAGAGCCTGGCCGCCGGCCCGGGCAATTCACTGGCAGGCATCAAAAAACTCTGCAACTCGGCCATGGACCATGGCCTGAAAGAGCATCTGGATGCCGAGCGCGACGCCATGCTGGCTTGCGCCCGCAACCCCAACAGTCTAGAAGGCGTGAACGCCTTCATGGAAAAACGGCCAGCGGTCTTTGTGCCGCAATAA